Proteins from a single region of Budorcas taxicolor isolate Tak-1 chromosome 11, Takin1.1, whole genome shotgun sequence:
- the MTIF2 gene encoding translation initiation factor IF-2, mitochondrial, with protein sequence MNRKILKLENLLRFHTICRQLHSLCQRRMLAQWRHVFSSAYAVQTAQLYTRPWQTDALIRAALFQRRLLVTKKEKRSQKSPLPSTKSKKEVEVWLGMTVEELARAMEKDIDCVYESLMNTAVDIDSLETHSRLDEVWIKEVIKKSGMKLKWSKLKQDKVRENKDAVKRPQADPALLIPRSPVVTIMGHVDHGKTTLLDKLRKTQVAAMEAGGITQHIGAFLVSLPSGEKITFLDTPGHAAFSAMRARGAQVTDIVILVVAADDGVMKQTVESIQHARDAHVPIVLAINKCDKAEADPEKVKKELLAYDVVCEDYGGDVQAVHVSALTGENMMALAEATIALAEMLELKADPTGAVEGTVIESFTDKGRGPVTTAIIQRGTLRKGSILVAGKSWAKVRLMFDENGRAVSEACPSMPVGIVGWRDLPSAGDEILEVESEPRAREVVDWRKYEQEQEKNKEDLKLIEEKRKEHQEAHRKDREKYGTLHWKERSYIKYKEKREQQPLKLKEKLERDSNVLPIIVKGDVDGSVEAILNIMDTYDASHECELELVHFGVGDISENDVKLAETFHGVIYGFNVNAGNVIQQLAAKKGVKIKLHQVIYHLIEDLQEDLNSRLPCIVEEHPIGEASILATFSITEGKKKVPVAGCRVQKGQIEKQKKFKLIRNGHVIWKGSLLSLKHHKDDTSVVKTGMDCGLSLDEETIEFKVGDAIVCYEEKEVPAKTSWDPGF encoded by the exons ATGAACCGGAAGATACTGAAGTTGGAGAACTTGCTACGGTTTCACACTATTTGTAGGCAGCTGCACAGCCTGTGTCAAAGAAGAATGTTGGCACAGTGGAGGCATGTGTTTTCATCTGCTTATGCGGTGCAGACGGCTCAGCTGTACACCCGGCCCTGGCAAACAGATGCACTCATCAGGGCTGCATTATTTCAACGTAGGCTTCTGGTGACAAAGAAG gaaaaaagatCACAGAAATCTCCATTACCTTCAACAAAATCTAAAAAGGAGGTGGAGGTATGGCTTGGAATGACTGTTGAGGAATTGGCCAGAGCAATGGAAAAAGACATAG ACTGTGTATATGAATCTTTAATGAACACTGCTGTTGACATAGATTCACTAGAAACACACTCACGTTTAGATGAAGTCTGGATCAAAGAAGTGATAAAGAAGTCAGGAATGAAGTTAAAATGgagcaaattaaaacaagacaAAGTCAGAGAAAATAAAGATGCTGTCAAAAG GCCCCAGGCCGATCCAGCTTTATTAATACCAAGGTCCCCAGTTGTTACTATAATGGGCCATGTTGATCATGGGAAAACGACGTTACTTGACAAACTGCGAAAAACTCAAGTGGCGGCAATGGAAGCTGGAGGCATCACTCAGCACATTGGTGCCTTTCTTG TCTCTTTGCCCTCTGGGGAAAAGATAACCTTTCTTGATACTCCAGGACATGCTGCTTTCTCAGCAATGCGAGCCAGAGGTGCTCAGGTCACTGACATTGTTATATTGGTGGTAGCTGCAGATGATGGAGTGATGAAACAAACCGTAGAATCCATTCAGCATGCCAGAGATGCTCACG TTCCTATTGTCCTTGCCATAAACAAATGTGACAAAGCTGAGGCGGACCctgagaaagtgaagaaagaactGCTAGCGTACGATGTGGTGTGTGAGGATTATGGAGGTGACGTTCAAGCAGTGCACGTCTCTGCACTCACG ggCGAAAACATGATGGCTTTGGCAGAGGCAACTATTGCTCTTGCAGAAATGTTGGAATTGAAAGCAGACCCTACTGGTGCAGTTGAAGGAACAGTAATAGAATCTTTCACAGACAAAGGAAGAGG TCCTGTTACTACAGCTATAATTCAAAGAGGAACTTTGAGAAAAGGCTCCATTCTGGTTGCTGGAAAGAGTTGGGCAAAAGTACGCTTAATGTTTGATGAAAATGGCAGAGCAGTCAGTGAAGCCTGTCCTAGCATGCCAGTGGGAATCGTAGGCTGGAGAGAcctcccttctgcaggagatgaAATTCTTGAAGTAGAATCTGAG CCAAGGGCACGTGAAGTTGTTGACTGGAGAAAGTATGAGCaagaacaggagaaaaataaagaggatTTAAAATTAATAGAAGAAAAGCGAAAGGAACACCAAGAAGCACATCGGAAAGACCGCGAGAAGTATGGCACTTTGCACTGGAAGGAGAGATCATATATaaagtacaaagaaaaaagagagcagCAACCCttaaagctgaaagaaaaactagaaagagATTCAAATGTACTTCCTATAATTGTTAAAG GTGATGTTGATGGTTCTGTTGAAGCCATTTTGAACATTATGGATACCTATGATGCTTCACATGAGTGTGAACTAGAATTGGTACATTTTGGTGTGGGTGATATTAGTGAAAATGATGTCAAACTTGCTGAAACATTTCATG GTGTTATATACGGCTTCAATGTGAATGCAGGCAATGTTATCCAGCAGTTGGCTGCAAAAAAAGGAGTAAAAATTAAACTTCATCAAGTCATTTACCATCTTATTGAAGATTTGCAGGAAGACCTGAACAGCAGATTGCCCTGCATTGTGGAAGAGCACCCAATAG GTGAGGCTTCTATACTAGCTACCTTCTCTAtaacagaagggaagaaaaaagttcCTGTGGCTGGCTGCAGAGTCCAAAAGGGACagatagaaaagcaaaaaaaatttaagttaatcCGCAATGGACATGTTATTTGGAAGG gcTCGTTACTTTCACTGAAACACCATAAAGATGATACTTCAGTTGTCAAAACTGGAATGGATTGTGGTCTTAGTTTGGATGAAGAAACGATAGAATTTAAAGTGGGAGATGCTATTGTTtgttatgaagaaaaagaagttccagccaagacttcttgggacccaggattttaa
- the LOC128056663 gene encoding prolyl-tRNA synthetase associated domain-containing protein 1 codes for MAGAELRAALEQRLAALAIRTEVVEHPEVFTVEEMMPHIQHLKGAHSKNLFLKDKKKKGYWLVTVLHDRQINLNDLAKQLGVGSGNLRFADEAAMLEKLKVGQGCATPLALFCDDGDVKFVLDSAFLEGGHEKVYFHPMTNTATMGLSPEDFLTFVKNTGHDPIILNFDKN; via the exons ATGGCAGGCGCCGAGTTGCGGGCGGCGCTGGAGCAGCGGCTCGCCGCCCTGGCCATCCGCACAGAGGTCGTGGAGCACCCGGAG GTGTTTACAGTTGAAGAAATGATGCCTCATATCCAGCATTTGAAAGGAGCACACAGTAAGAACTTATTTcttaaggacaaaaagaaaaaaggctatTGGCTGGTGACAGTTCTTCATGATAgacaaattaatttaaatgatCTCGCCAAGCAGTTAGGTGTTGGGAGTGGAAACCTGCGGTTTGCCGATGAAGCAGCCATGCTAGAAAAACTGAAAGTTGGCCAAGGTTGTGCCACCCCGTTGGCACTCTTCTGTGATGATGGAGATGTGAAGTTTGTTCTGGATTCTGCCTTTTTGGAAGGTGGACATGAAAAGGTGTACTTTCATCCAATGACCAATACTGCAACCATGGGATTGAGCCCTGAAGACTTTCTCACATTTGTGAAGAACACAGGACATGATCCCATAATACTAAACTTTGATAAAAACTAA